In Dyadobacter subterraneus, a single genomic region encodes these proteins:
- a CDS encoding CusA/CzcA family heavy metal efflux RND transporter encodes MLNKIIGFAVGNKLIVGLFVIGLVIYGGFELTRLPIDAVPDITNNQVQVITVAPSFGATDIERLVTFPIEQANNNIAGLKEIRSFSRFGLSLVTIVFDDATDIYWARQQVSERLLKVQTLIPQGIGTPELGPISTGLGEIYQYVVRPKEGYEHRYNETDLRTIQDWIVRRQLLGVKGVAEVSSFGGKLKQFSIEIDPDKLLSYGITINDVFSALQSNNENTGGAYIEKGPTVLFIRSEGLVENLDDIKNIAVKNLADGQPLFIRDVAEVKTGFATRYGAMCYNHKGEVSGAVVMMLKGANSSEVIKNVKERVAQVQKTLPEGVVIEPFLDRTKMVHNAIGTVEKNLLEGALIVVFVLVLFLGNLRAGLLVASVIPLAMLFAVIMMNTFGVSGNLMSLGALDFGLIVDGAVIIVEAVMHHITHNKKFAGLVSISQTQMDEEVNESAERMMNSAVFGQVIILIVYLPIFTLQGIEGKMFKPMAQTVAFALLGAFILSLTYIPMMSAVFLSKKIKKEPGLSDRIMDRLSKKYRYGLEGVIRHPKMILASVLILFGCAVYVLTTLGGEFIPALEEGDFAVDTRVLTGSSLTTTIENTQKAAHILKAQFPEVLKVVTKIGSGEVPTDPMPMEASDMMVILKDKSQWTSAKTFPELSDKMSQALKAVPGITAGFQFPVQMRFNELMTGARQDVVCKIFGEDLDTLALYAKKLGMMVNKVEGTKNLYVEAVSGMPQITIRYNRNALAQYGLNITAINKIVNTALAGQSTGMVFEGEKRFELVVRLRGEQKKNLEDIQNLLISTANGNQIPLNQLAEVKILNGPNQIQREDSKRRIVVGFNISGRDVQSIVTELQTKVNQNLKLATGYYVTYGGSFENLNAAKQRLMVAVPVSLLLIFVLLFFAFNSVKDGLLIYSAIPLSAIGGIFFLALRGMPFSISAGIGFIALFGVAVLNGIVLVAEFNRIRKEEGKSIKAAVLQGTQHRLRPVLMTAFVASLGFFPMAISNGAGAEVQRPLATVVIGGLLVATFLTLFVLPVLYMFFENGFKFKDISKGALLLLIIPVLSVINPSKSFSQNRIDLKTAQQMAIANNQNLKTEKLRTEYQKALVKTAAVVPQTTVQLEGGQINSFYTDTRINIAQSFSLPVVYAKQKNLLQSELASSVLNVAVRESELKRNIAQVYYLFIFQNKKRELLKSLDSLYSGFYQRAQQRFEKGESDILEKTMVESQLAEIRMQSQQLESDLNLSRLQFQLLLNTTTDFQPKTEDRYVFAAGLDSTSLANHPQMRYLMQQQQIAAASIAVEKSKLLPQLNVGYNNMSMRGTGANDKTYSASQRFQSAQIGVGIPIFAGAQKARINSARINQDITRQSYQASAQSLKSQYLAALTQYRKFLTAVQYYETTGLANASLITRAAKEQLAGGNINYLQWAQLISQAASIQSNYLDMVNSLNSKAIDLSYYLEN; translated from the coding sequence ATGCTTAACAAAATTATTGGGTTTGCCGTTGGCAACAAGCTCATCGTGGGTCTGTTTGTCATAGGCCTGGTAATCTATGGAGGCTTTGAATTGACAAGGTTGCCCATAGACGCCGTCCCGGATATCACAAATAATCAGGTGCAGGTTATCACGGTTGCTCCTTCTTTTGGCGCAACCGATATTGAAAGGCTGGTAACTTTCCCGATTGAACAGGCCAATAACAATATTGCCGGGCTGAAAGAAATCCGAAGTTTTTCCCGTTTTGGCTTGTCCCTTGTCACCATCGTTTTTGATGATGCTACCGATATTTACTGGGCCAGACAGCAGGTTTCAGAGCGACTTTTAAAAGTACAGACGCTGATCCCGCAGGGTATCGGCACGCCCGAATTAGGTCCGATCAGCACCGGGCTTGGGGAAATTTATCAATATGTAGTCCGTCCCAAAGAAGGGTATGAACACCGTTACAATGAAACGGATCTTCGCACCATTCAGGACTGGATCGTGCGGCGTCAGCTTCTGGGTGTTAAAGGCGTGGCCGAGGTCAGCAGTTTTGGCGGGAAATTAAAACAGTTTTCTATTGAGATTGATCCCGATAAACTTTTGTCCTACGGAATCACGATCAATGATGTTTTTTCCGCACTTCAGAGTAACAATGAAAATACCGGAGGTGCTTATATTGAAAAAGGCCCTACCGTGCTGTTCATCCGCAGCGAAGGTTTGGTTGAAAATCTGGATGATATCAAAAACATTGCAGTCAAAAATCTTGCGGATGGACAGCCGCTTTTCATCCGGGACGTTGCAGAAGTAAAAACCGGTTTCGCCACCCGTTATGGAGCGATGTGTTATAACCACAAAGGTGAGGTTTCAGGCGCGGTTGTGATGATGCTGAAAGGAGCTAACAGCAGTGAAGTAATTAAAAATGTTAAGGAAAGAGTTGCCCAAGTCCAGAAAACTTTGCCGGAGGGTGTTGTGATCGAGCCTTTTCTGGACCGCACCAAAATGGTTCATAACGCCATCGGTACCGTTGAAAAAAATCTTTTGGAAGGCGCGTTGATCGTCGTTTTCGTACTGGTGCTTTTCCTCGGCAATTTAAGAGCCGGTTTGCTGGTAGCTTCAGTGATCCCACTGGCGATGCTTTTTGCTGTGATCATGATGAACACCTTTGGTGTCAGTGGAAATTTGATGAGTCTCGGCGCGCTGGATTTTGGCTTGATTGTAGACGGGGCGGTGATTATCGTTGAGGCGGTGATGCACCACATCACGCACAACAAAAAATTCGCCGGACTGGTGAGCATTTCTCAAACACAAATGGATGAGGAAGTGAACGAATCCGCCGAACGGATGATGAACAGTGCCGTTTTTGGCCAGGTTATCATCTTGATCGTTTATCTGCCCATTTTCACCTTGCAGGGAATTGAAGGAAAAATGTTCAAACCGATGGCCCAAACCGTTGCGTTTGCACTTTTGGGCGCCTTCATTTTATCACTCACCTATATCCCGATGATGAGCGCGGTATTTTTAAGTAAAAAGATCAAAAAAGAACCAGGACTTTCTGACCGGATCATGGATAGACTTTCGAAGAAATACAGATATGGATTGGAGGGCGTAATCCGCCATCCGAAAATGATCCTGGCTTCGGTACTAATCCTTTTTGGCTGCGCCGTTTACGTACTGACGACTTTGGGCGGAGAATTTATTCCGGCTCTTGAAGAAGGTGATTTCGCTGTGGATACACGTGTGTTAACCGGAAGCAGCCTTACAACTACCATTGAAAATACGCAAAAAGCAGCCCATATTCTGAAAGCGCAGTTTCCGGAAGTGTTGAAAGTGGTAACTAAAATAGGCAGCGGAGAGGTGCCAACAGATCCCATGCCGATGGAGGCCAGTGACATGATGGTGATCCTGAAAGATAAAAGTCAGTGGACATCCGCTAAAACTTTTCCTGAACTTTCTGATAAAATGAGCCAAGCACTTAAAGCCGTACCAGGCATCACGGCAGGATTTCAATTTCCGGTTCAGATGCGTTTTAATGAGCTAATGACCGGAGCCAGACAGGATGTTGTCTGCAAGATTTTCGGAGAAGATTTGGACACGCTGGCTTTGTACGCGAAAAAACTCGGTATGATGGTCAACAAAGTAGAAGGGACAAAAAATTTATATGTAGAAGCTGTTTCAGGTATGCCGCAAATCACCATACGCTATAACCGTAATGCGCTAGCCCAATATGGTTTGAACATCACCGCGATTAACAAGATTGTCAACACAGCTCTTGCCGGGCAGAGTACCGGAATGGTTTTCGAAGGGGAGAAACGATTTGAACTGGTTGTCAGATTACGCGGCGAACAGAAGAAAAATCTTGAAGATATTCAGAATCTGCTGATTTCTACTGCCAATGGCAATCAGATTCCGCTTAATCAACTGGCGGAAGTTAAAATACTGAATGGTCCCAATCAGATACAGCGGGAAGATTCCAAAAGACGTATAGTTGTTGGATTTAATATTTCAGGACGAGATGTCCAAAGCATTGTTACTGAGCTGCAAACCAAAGTGAATCAGAACCTTAAACTTGCTACCGGTTATTACGTAACCTATGGCGGATCATTTGAAAACCTGAATGCGGCAAAGCAGCGCCTGATGGTAGCGGTACCCGTTTCGCTCTTGCTGATCTTTGTGCTGCTGTTTTTTGCCTTTAATTCAGTAAAAGATGGTTTACTGATTTACTCAGCCATACCGCTATCTGCAATCGGCGGTATCTTTTTCCTTGCCTTGCGCGGTATGCCATTCAGCATCAGCGCAGGCATCGGATTTATAGCCCTTTTTGGCGTAGCCGTTCTGAACGGCATTGTGCTGGTCGCTGAATTTAACCGAATCAGAAAAGAAGAGGGAAAAAGCATTAAAGCAGCTGTTTTGCAAGGCACCCAGCACAGACTACGACCGGTTCTGATGACTGCATTTGTGGCTTCGCTCGGCTTTTTCCCCATGGCGATCAGCAACGGCGCAGGAGCCGAAGTGCAACGACCATTGGCAACGGTAGTGATCGGCGGACTTCTGGTAGCAACATTTCTGACACTTTTTGTTCTTCCGGTTCTCTATATGTTTTTCGAAAACGGTTTTAAATTTAAAGATATCAGTAAAGGAGCCTTGTTACTGCTGATCATCCCGGTTCTTTCCGTTATAAATCCTTCCAAAAGTTTTTCACAAAACAGGATCGATCTGAAAACTGCTCAGCAAATGGCCATTGCCAATAACCAAAACCTGAAAACCGAAAAACTTCGCACGGAATATCAGAAAGCCCTGGTAAAAACGGCAGCAGTTGTTCCGCAGACAACGGTGCAACTGGAAGGCGGGCAAATTAACAGTTTTTACACTGATACCCGCATTAATATAGCGCAGTCGTTCAGCCTACCTGTTGTTTATGCCAAACAAAAAAACCTTCTGCAAAGCGAACTTGCATCCAGCGTACTGAACGTGGCCGTTCGGGAAAGCGAGCTGAAAAGAAATATAGCGCAGGTTTATTATCTTTTTATTTTTCAAAATAAAAAAAGAGAACTTTTGAAATCGCTTGATAGTCTTTATAGTGGTTTTTACCAGAGAGCCCAGCAGAGGTTTGAAAAGGGAGAAAGTGATATTCTGGAAAAAACCATGGTGGAATCTCAGCTGGCAGAAATCCGGATGCAAAGCCAGCAGCTTGAATCTGACCTGAATTTATCCAGGTTACAATTTCAGTTACTATTGAATACCACAACCGATTTTCAGCCCAAAACGGAAGACCGCTATGTGTTTGCAGCCGGCCTGGATTCAACTTCGCTGGCCAATCATCCACAGATGCGCTATTTGATGCAGCAGCAGCAAATAGCCGCCGCGAGCATTGCTGTCGAAAAATCAAAACTTTTGCCACAGCTAAATGTGGGCTACAATAATATGAGCATGCGTGGAACCGGTGCAAATGATAAAACCTATTCGGCTTCACAGCGCTTTCAATCCGCGCAGATCGGTGTGGGTATTCCAATTTTTGCAGGAGCCCAGAAGGCCCGGATCAACAGTGCAAGGATCAATCAGGATATTACACGTCAAAGTTATCAGGCTAGTGCCCAGTCGCTGAAATCTCAGTATTTAGCGGCCCTGACCCAGTACAGGAAATTCCTGACTGCCGTGCAGTATTACGAAACAACAGGACTAGCCAATGCGTCGCTGATCACCAGAGCGGCCAAGGAGCAGCTCGCCGGCGGCAATATCAATTATCTGCAATGGGCGCAGCTGATCAGTCAGGCTGCCAGCATCCAAAGCAATTATCTGGACATGGTCAACAGCCTGAACAGCAAAGCCATTGACCTAAGTTATTACCTTGAAAACTAA
- a CDS encoding YceI family protein, producing the protein MLTKTFRIMLALMISQLIAITCFGQLYMTKTGQTSFFSETALENIAAVNNQVLVILNTSNGEIAVKMPQRGFHFPNKLMEEHFNENYMETEKYPSAVFTGKIKEPVDYSKDGNYAVNVDGILDMHGVKQNRTFKGQISIAAGQVTLTSNFDIKLTDHKIEVPTLVLAKIAESIAVKNKFVLTPKRLEIQIIYPVKF; encoded by the coding sequence ATGCTTACTAAAACCTTCCGGATCATGCTGGCTTTGATGATCAGCCAGCTGATTGCAATCACCTGTTTTGGACAGTTATATATGACAAAAACAGGTCAGACCAGCTTTTTTTCTGAAACAGCGCTTGAAAATATTGCCGCTGTGAATAATCAGGTACTCGTGATCCTTAATACTTCTAATGGTGAGATTGCAGTTAAGATGCCGCAGCGAGGTTTTCATTTCCCAAACAAGCTGATGGAAGAACATTTCAATGAAAACTATATGGAGACCGAGAAATATCCATCGGCAGTTTTTACCGGAAAAATAAAAGAACCGGTAGATTACAGCAAGGATGGGAATTATGCAGTTAATGTGGATGGAATTCTGGATATGCATGGTGTAAAACAAAACAGAACTTTTAAAGGGCAGATCAGTATCGCAGCAGGGCAAGTCACGCTGACTTCTAATTTTGACATAAAACTAACGGATCATAAAATTGAGGTTCCTACTCTGGTTTTGGCTAAAATTGCTGAGTCCATTGCCGTGAAGAACAAATTTGTCTTGACTCCTAAAAGGCTTGAAATACAAATAATATATCCGGTTAAATTTTAA
- a CDS encoding efflux RND transporter periplasmic adaptor subunit: MKYLIFAAIVITVLSCSEKEEHQSPETEKPANENIASLNKEQIQNAGIKLSLPEKKQVSEILKLNGKIDVPPQNIVSISVPLGGYLKRTRLLPGTPVKKGEILAVMEDQQYIQLQQDYLTGKARLAFLESDYVRQKDLNKNKSSSDKIFQQAESDYFSQQVMMKSLYEKLRLAGINPDKLSKDNISRSVNIYSPINGYVSKVNVNIGKYVSPTEVLFELINPTDIHLALKVFEKDLDKIKKGQRLLAYTNNNPSKKYECEIILISKDLSIERTAEVHSHFEKYEPGLLPGMFMNADIELNRRTVLVLPDDAIVTFEEKQFVFIPKGKDNFEMKQVKTGTSENGFTEIITKENFDEQLCVVKGAYSLLMLLKNKSED, translated from the coding sequence ATGAAATATCTGATCTTTGCAGCAATCGTCATCACCGTGTTATCCTGTTCAGAAAAGGAAGAACACCAATCTCCTGAAACAGAAAAACCAGCAAATGAGAATATTGCTTCGCTTAATAAAGAACAAATTCAGAATGCCGGCATTAAGTTGTCACTCCCTGAAAAAAAACAGGTTTCGGAAATTCTGAAACTGAACGGGAAAATTGATGTACCACCGCAAAACATTGTTTCCATCAGCGTGCCTCTGGGAGGTTATTTGAAAAGAACACGGCTTTTACCCGGCACGCCGGTGAAAAAAGGAGAAATTCTGGCCGTTATGGAAGACCAGCAGTATATCCAATTGCAGCAGGATTATCTGACAGGAAAAGCCCGGTTAGCATTTCTTGAAAGCGATTATGTGCGTCAAAAGGATTTGAATAAAAATAAATCCAGCAGCGATAAAATATTCCAGCAGGCCGAATCGGATTACTTCAGCCAGCAGGTGATGATGAAATCGCTTTACGAAAAACTGCGCCTGGCAGGTATTAATCCGGATAAATTGTCGAAAGATAATATCTCGCGCAGTGTCAATATTTACTCCCCTATCAACGGTTATGTTTCCAAAGTCAATGTCAATATCGGGAAATATGTATCACCAACGGAGGTATTGTTTGAACTGATAAATCCGACTGATATTCACCTGGCGCTTAAAGTTTTTGAAAAAGATCTTGATAAAATAAAAAAGGGACAGCGTCTTTTGGCTTATACTAACAACAATCCTAGCAAAAAGTATGAATGTGAGATTATCCTGATCAGCAAGGACCTTTCCATCGAAAGAACTGCGGAGGTCCACTCCCATTTTGAAAAATATGAGCCGGGACTTTTGCCCGGAATGTTCATGAATGCTGACATCGAACTGAACAGAAGGACTGTCCTTGTGCTACCTGATGATGCGATTGTGACCTTTGAAGAAAAGCAATTTGTTTTTATTCCAAAAGGAAAAGATAATTTCGAAATGAAACAGGTAAAAACCGGTACCAGCGAAAACGGATTTACAGAAATCATTACCAAAGAAAATTTTGACGAACAGCTTTGTGTCGTAAAAGGCGCTTATTCTCTTTTGATGTTGCTTAAAAATAAATCAGAGGATTAG
- a CDS encoding alpha/beta fold hydrolase, whose amino-acid sequence MSNKKTSYKYLQVGGLKIFYREAGDPLKETIVLLHGFPTSSHMYRRLLLELSDEFHLIAPDYPGFGNSDFPSPDDFQYTFDNISNIIDQFLESLNLTSYVLMIQDYGAPVGYRIATAHPERVRAFIVQNGNAYEEGLSEGFAESRKFWKTRTPETESPMRAMFTLESIRWQYTFGSKNPENISPDNWNLDFAKISRPGNDRAQLDLLYDYKTNLELYPKWQQYLRDNQPPMLITWGKNDPFFPEPGAKAYLQDVENAEYYTFDTGHFALEEEGLAISKKIRDFMRRLKV is encoded by the coding sequence ATGTCCAACAAAAAAACATCTTACAAATATCTTCAGGTCGGCGGTCTGAAGATATTTTATCGTGAGGCTGGCGATCCATTAAAGGAAACCATTGTGCTGCTGCATGGTTTTCCTACATCATCACATATGTACAGGCGTTTACTTCTCGAACTGTCCGATGAATTTCATCTTATAGCACCAGATTATCCTGGTTTTGGCAACAGCGATTTTCCATCTCCGGATGATTTCCAGTACACTTTTGACAACATTTCAAATATAATTGACCAATTTTTGGAAAGCCTGAATTTGACATCGTATGTGCTGATGATTCAGGATTACGGAGCACCAGTGGGCTACCGAATTGCGACTGCCCATCCAGAAAGAGTCCGGGCGTTCATAGTGCAAAACGGGAATGCCTATGAGGAAGGATTAAGCGAGGGCTTTGCCGAATCCAGAAAATTCTGGAAAACCAGAACTCCTGAAACAGAATCGCCAATGCGGGCGATGTTCACGCTCGAAAGCATCAGATGGCAATATACATTCGGATCAAAAAATCCCGAAAATATCAGCCCCGACAATTGGAACCTTGATTTCGCAAAAATATCAAGACCTGGCAATGACCGTGCACAGTTGGATCTGTTATATGATTACAAGACTAATCTGGAACTTTATCCAAAATGGCAGCAGTACCTCAGGGATAATCAGCCACCGATGCTCATCACCTGGGGCAAAAATGATCCATTCTTTCCGGAACCTGGCGCAAAAGCCTATCTTCAAGATGTAGAAAATGCCGAATATTACACCTTTGATACCGGACATTTTGCTCTTGAAGAGGAAGGTCTGGCTATCTCCAAAAAAATCCGCGATTTCATGAGGCGCTTAAAAGTGTAA
- a CDS encoding bestrophin family protein: MIVKKNISLKSILEFTGYHLLWLAGWMSFVTIGCHILNWELLEFSWLPLPLIGTAVVFYIGFKNNQSYDRLWEARKLWSEITNSSRVLATMVRHYRSGEMSEIQEDEIRRQIVFRHIAYIYQLRDQLLQPAVWENLSQKSYWGTGYYNRRHRDKLHKSFAKELEEIAKKKYLPAEESVNLQHYKNKAVQLLNMQTEMIQQLYDGKAINMIQQIELQSAVKNFYDGQGKMERIKQSPFPREYSSFSFIFICIFILLLPFGLISEFSRLGKAGIWLTIPVGIVIGWIFVAMEMISDYCENPFEGLRSDTPMLSICREIEINMLQTIGEKNIPAPITPKNHVLI; encoded by the coding sequence ATGATCGTAAAGAAAAACATATCGCTGAAATCAATTTTGGAATTTACCGGTTATCACTTGCTGTGGCTGGCTGGGTGGATGTCGTTTGTGACAATCGGGTGCCATATTTTGAATTGGGAATTGCTGGAATTTTCCTGGTTGCCATTGCCGTTGATTGGGACTGCGGTGGTATTTTATATCGGATTTAAAAATAATCAGTCATACGATAGGCTTTGGGAGGCGAGGAAATTATGGAGTGAAATAACCAATAGCAGCAGAGTGCTGGCAACGATGGTCAGACACTACCGGTCAGGGGAAATGAGTGAAATTCAGGAAGATGAGATACGGCGACAAATCGTGTTTCGTCATATTGCCTATATTTATCAACTTCGCGATCAACTGCTGCAGCCCGCTGTGTGGGAAAATCTAAGTCAGAAAAGTTACTGGGGAACCGGATATTATAACCGTCGGCACCGTGATAAGCTTCACAAGAGTTTTGCGAAAGAATTAGAGGAAATTGCTAAAAAGAAATACCTTCCGGCTGAAGAAAGTGTCAATTTGCAGCATTACAAAAATAAAGCCGTACAGTTATTGAACATGCAAACAGAAATGATCCAGCAGCTCTATGACGGTAAGGCCATTAACATGATTCAGCAAATAGAGCTGCAGTCTGCTGTTAAAAATTTTTATGATGGTCAAGGGAAGATGGAACGTATCAAGCAGTCGCCTTTTCCAAGAGAGTATTCATCTTTCAGTTTTATATTTATATGCATATTTATTCTATTGCTGCCCTTCGGACTGATCAGTGAGTTCAGCAGGTTAGGTAAGGCGGGAATCTGGCTGACTATACCGGTCGGGATCGTTATTGGCTGGATATTTGTGGCAATGGAAATGATCAGCGACTACTGTGAAAATCCGTTTGAAGGATTGCGCAGCGATACTCCGATGCTTTCGATATGCCGGGAAATAGAGATTAATATGCTTCAAACGATTGGGGAAAAGAATATTCCCGCACCCATTACACCAAAAAACCATGTCTTGATCTGA
- a CDS encoding AraC family transcriptional regulator, whose translation MTNPITSSNLIHRLPQFPAYGSEPVEINALSTEYFFMRQARQEQIVEMIWITKGHFQIMFDLETFEVTSGMIVFLLPSQAFYVKSAADLEGLIIRFPVTFIPAELNSPYPNLAYCISRIFQVDGLTTTNIMSVIQCMRQELTSPHSQKMEVLSGYMKIILIYLLRQRSIVYHSSFKSDLTTLARRFLDLLERRYHICKKVSEYADELAVTPNYLNQIVKQETGMTASANIRRRLLLQAKRMAIIQGNSMKTVAYKLGFEDTAHFSKFFKMGCGCNFTDYRKTCTTDF comes from the coding sequence TTGACAAATCCCATAACATCCTCGAACCTGATTCACAGGCTACCTCAATTTCCAGCTTACGGAAGCGAACCTGTTGAGATCAATGCACTTAGCACAGAGTACTTTTTTATGCGCCAGGCCCGACAAGAGCAAATAGTTGAAATGATCTGGATTACCAAAGGTCATTTTCAAATCATGTTCGACCTGGAAACATTCGAAGTCACAAGCGGCATGATTGTTTTTCTCTTACCCAGCCAGGCATTTTATGTCAAATCTGCTGCCGATCTGGAAGGGCTTATTATCCGTTTCCCGGTTACATTTATTCCGGCAGAGCTTAACTCTCCCTATCCTAATCTTGCCTATTGTATTTCGCGTATTTTCCAGGTCGATGGGTTGACAACAACCAACATCATGAGTGTAATCCAATGTATGCGTCAGGAGCTAACCAGTCCTCACAGTCAGAAGATGGAAGTGCTTTCGGGGTACATGAAGATTATTCTGATCTATTTACTCAGGCAGCGGTCCATCGTTTATCATTCTTCCTTTAAATCAGATTTAACAACATTGGCAAGAAGATTTCTAGATCTCCTGGAAAGACGTTATCATATCTGTAAAAAAGTGAGTGAATATGCCGATGAACTCGCTGTAACTCCCAATTATTTAAACCAGATCGTCAAACAGGAAACCGGGATGACTGCCAGTGCCAATATCAGAAGACGGTTGTTATTGCAAGCCAAACGAATGGCCATAATCCAGGGCAATAGTATGAAGACGGTCGCTTATAAACTTGGCTTTGAAGACACGGCTCATTTCAGCAAATTTTTTAAAATGGGATGCGGCTGCAACTTTACAGATTACCGAAAAACCTGCACGACTGATTTTTAA
- a CDS encoding alpha/beta hydrolase, translating to MDSKPNVKTAVFINDKGQTIFYRNWINDTGKPKGIVIVVHGLNSHSGYYHNFAAQLVENDYEVYAIDLGGRGESEGERYYISDYNEVIDDIDRLVNIVTCEHPTLPLFLLGHSAGGVFASVYAALHQAKLKGLICESFAFDLPVPAFALAFIRFLSHIIPHARLVKLKNEDFSRDQSVVDKMNNDPLLANEKQPTRTMQQLLLAGEFLKNKMSEIRLPLLILHGTADKATNPVGSQYFLDHASSNDKQLKLYEGHYHDLLNDKYNGIIVKDILRWLQDRL from the coding sequence ATGGATTCAAAACCTAATGTAAAAACAGCAGTTTTCATTAACGACAAGGGCCAGACTATTTTTTACAGAAACTGGATCAATGATACGGGTAAGCCAAAAGGTATTGTGATCGTGGTCCACGGGCTAAATTCTCATAGCGGATATTATCACAACTTTGCAGCACAACTCGTCGAAAACGATTATGAAGTATATGCCATCGATCTGGGCGGCCGTGGAGAATCCGAAGGGGAGCGTTACTATATTTCGGATTATAATGAAGTTATTGATGATATTGACCGGTTGGTAAATATTGTAACCTGCGAACATCCGACTTTACCTTTGTTTCTTTTGGGCCATAGCGCAGGTGGCGTTTTTGCTTCGGTTTACGCTGCGCTTCACCAGGCAAAATTAAAAGGTCTTATCTGTGAAAGCTTTGCATTTGATCTTCCTGTGCCTGCATTTGCACTGGCCTTTATCAGATTCCTTAGCCATATTATCCCTCACGCAAGGCTGGTCAAGTTAAAAAATGAGGATTTTTCCCGTGACCAATCCGTAGTGGATAAAATGAACAACGATCCTTTGCTTGCAAACGAAAAACAACCTACCAGAACGATGCAGCAACTGCTGCTTGCGGGTGAATTTTTAAAAAACAAAATGTCTGAAATCAGACTTCCCCTGCTTATACTGCATGGCACTGCCGACAAAGCCACCAACCCCGTCGGAAGTCAGTATTTTCTTGATCATGCGTCCTCAAATGATAAGCAGCTGAAACTTTATGAGGGGCATTACCATGATCTGCTCAATGACAAATACAATGGAATTATTGTAAAAGACATTCTGCGCTGGTTGCAGGATAGGCTTTGA
- a CDS encoding Crp/Fnr family transcriptional regulator has product MHEFLKAFLDLVNKDVVLDQKTKNLIGNNCKPVRIRKSELLLNAGEICKDIYFMVDGRAISYFTDYDGKTKTWFFHHSQPGAPVKNLFAVDYRSFLSGVPSKMSIQTTSEVNAVKFSKEVVDLLIENSEIFAVWMRKLHERSLIVAYDRITTLLTLTATERYLKFLNDEAYLLDMFSNYHIATYLHVTPQSLSRIRKRVHLSVL; this is encoded by the coding sequence ATGCATGAGTTTTTAAAAGCCTTTCTTGATTTGGTAAACAAAGATGTGGTGCTTGACCAGAAAACTAAAAATCTGATTGGTAATAATTGCAAACCTGTCAGAATTAGAAAGAGCGAGTTGCTTTTAAATGCAGGAGAAATCTGCAAGGATATCTACTTTATGGTTGATGGCAGGGCGATTTCGTATTTCACAGATTATGACGGAAAAACCAAAACCTGGTTTTTTCATCATAGCCAACCCGGTGCACCCGTTAAAAATTTATTTGCGGTAGATTACCGGAGCTTTTTATCCGGAGTGCCATCCAAAATGTCTATACAGACAACCTCAGAAGTAAATGCTGTAAAATTCTCAAAAGAAGTAGTCGATCTGCTGATTGAAAATTCGGAAATTTTTGCAGTCTGGATGAGAAAATTACATGAACGCAGCCTGATAGTGGCTTATGATAGAATTACGACTTTATTAACCTTAACTGCTACCGAACGTTATCTGAAGTTTTTAAATGACGAGGCTTACCTTTTGGATATGTTCTCCAACTACCATATCGCAACTTACCTGCACGTAACCCCGCAATCACTCAGCCGAATCAGAAAGAGGGTGCACCTGTCTGTCCTGTGA